Proteins from a genomic interval of Synechococcus sp. A15-28:
- the arsS gene encoding arsenosugar biosynthesis radical SAM (seleno)protein ArsS (Some members of this family are selenoproteins.): MLIARSLPFPPLQRGVLTTLQVNLGYRCNQSCSHCHVNAGPTRTEMMSAELVALIPSVLEHRAIRCLDLTGGAPELHPDFRSLVRQARDQGVSVIDRCNLTILSEPGQDTLAQFLADQRVGVIASLPCYSAANVDQQRGDGVFERSLEGLRMLNALGYGSGDPERSLDLVFNPQGPSLPPAQEVLETDYKRELGFLGIRFDRLLTLANMPIQRFSRQLELQGRLAAYQRLLEEAHNPANLAAVMCRQLLSVDWQGNLYDCDFNQQLGLSTQGHVRHLSDLLDASIPIESDRIRTAQHCFGCTAGAGSSCGGALQG, translated from the coding sequence GTGCTGATCGCCCGTTCCCTGCCGTTTCCCCCCCTTCAGCGCGGGGTGCTCACCACCCTTCAGGTCAACCTCGGTTACCGCTGCAACCAGAGCTGCAGCCACTGCCATGTCAATGCCGGTCCCACCAGGACCGAAATGATGAGCGCGGAGCTGGTGGCGCTGATCCCGTCCGTGCTGGAGCATCGAGCGATCCGTTGTCTGGATCTCACCGGCGGGGCACCGGAACTCCATCCCGACTTCCGTTCCCTGGTGCGCCAGGCCCGGGATCAGGGGGTTTCCGTGATCGATCGCTGCAATCTCACGATTCTTTCGGAGCCTGGACAGGACACCTTGGCCCAGTTTCTGGCTGACCAGCGGGTCGGTGTGATCGCCTCCCTGCCCTGTTACAGCGCCGCCAATGTCGACCAACAGCGGGGCGATGGGGTGTTTGAACGCAGCCTTGAGGGGTTGCGGATGCTGAATGCCCTCGGGTACGGCAGTGGGGATCCAGAGCGATCCCTCGACCTGGTGTTCAATCCGCAGGGTCCGTCTCTCCCTCCAGCCCAAGAGGTTCTGGAGACGGATTACAAGCGCGAACTCGGATTCCTGGGCATCCGTTTCGATCGGTTGCTGACCTTGGCCAACATGCCGATTCAGCGCTTTTCCCGTCAGCTGGAGCTGCAAGGTCGACTGGCGGCCTATCAGCGTTTGCTGGAGGAGGCCCACAACCCTGCCAATCTTGCGGCGGTGATGTGCCGCCAACTGCTCAGCGTCGACTGGCAGGGGAATCTGTATGACTGCGATTTCAATCAGCAACTTGGCCTGTCAACCCAGGGGCATGTCCGCCACCTGAGCGATCTTCTGGATGCCTCGATCCCGATCGAGAGTGATCGGATTCGAACGGCGCAGCATTGCTTCGGCTGCACGGCCGGAGCGGGATCCAGCTGCGGTGGAGCTCTTCAGGGCTGA
- a CDS encoding pyridoxamine 5'-phosphate oxidase family protein, translated as MTAATDGALPPWRQRLRGALKREGRQVSARWLQLATVAADGTPRVRTLVFRGWSGAAQLELYTDGRSSKTAELTHQSQVELCWLLSKAKQQFRLRGAAAQVAPAADQSQWRSLSPSGRALWGWPHPGQPFQSEAPFPQELPEDAPIPEHFIVVQISIQQVELLDLSHHPHQRLRWRHDDDWREQRLNP; from the coding sequence ATGACAGCAGCAACGGATGGAGCCCTGCCACCCTGGCGGCAACGACTTCGCGGTGCCCTCAAGCGCGAGGGGCGCCAGGTGAGTGCCCGCTGGCTGCAACTCGCCACCGTGGCTGCCGATGGCACCCCAAGGGTGAGAACGCTGGTGTTCCGGGGATGGAGCGGAGCGGCTCAACTGGAGCTGTACACCGATGGTCGCAGCAGCAAAACCGCAGAACTGACCCATCAATCCCAGGTGGAACTCTGCTGGCTGCTGAGCAAAGCCAAGCAGCAGTTTCGGCTGCGGGGAGCAGCCGCACAAGTGGCTCCCGCCGCTGACCAGTCCCAGTGGCGATCTCTCTCCCCCAGCGGACGTGCCCTGTGGGGCTGGCCGCATCCAGGGCAACCCTTCCAATCCGAAGCACCCTTCCCTCAGGAACTTCCTGAGGACGCACCCATCCCGGAGCACTTCATCGTGGTGCAGATCAGCATCCAGCAGGTGGAGCTGCTCGACCTCAGCCACCACCCTCACCAGCGATTGCGCTGGCGCCACGACGATGACTGGCGGGAACAGCGGCTTAACCCCTGA
- a CDS encoding cell division protein SepF codes for MVNSRSDGWHDVVVLMPEHFNDALEAVLAVREQRTVVLNLSRLTPELAQRATDLVSGGVHALDGQQQRISEMVLLLAPAGVAIHRIAAAEPGQP; via the coding sequence ATGGTGAACAGTCGCTCCGATGGATGGCATGACGTGGTCGTGCTGATGCCCGAGCACTTCAATGACGCCCTGGAAGCCGTGCTGGCCGTACGGGAGCAACGCACCGTGGTGCTGAATCTGAGTCGCCTGACTCCTGAGCTGGCCCAGCGCGCTACTGATCTGGTGTCCGGAGGGGTCCATGCCCTGGATGGCCAGCAACAACGCATCAGTGAGATGGTGCTACTGCTCGCTCCCGCCGGTGTCGCCATCCACCGCATCGCTGCAGCGGAACCGGGTCAGCCCTGA
- a CDS encoding metallophosphoesterase: MRILQLSDPHLVAADAAMVRERPALALLERALLEGQRERPDLLLISGDLCQDESWGGYVRLQRLLDRHVNVPVGLLPGNHDHPLLLKAVLGRRFCTAPAELIVQGTRLVLLNSHRSGCSAGWLGTHQLHWLQQRLADPVRRDLPLVVALHHPPVAIGHPVMDTMNLTDHHQLAAILQSHAALRAVVFGHIHQHWQGSWPQRPDVPLLGCPSTLRGFQCVQPCPLGRADDPGGRLLEIHNDGSLSHRVLRWSSC; encoded by the coding sequence ATGCGGATCCTGCAGCTGAGTGACCCCCATCTGGTGGCCGCCGATGCGGCCATGGTGCGGGAACGACCGGCCCTTGCGTTGCTGGAACGAGCCCTGTTGGAGGGGCAGCGCGAACGTCCCGATCTGCTGCTGATCAGCGGTGATCTCTGCCAGGACGAGAGCTGGGGCGGCTACGTCCGCCTGCAACGCCTGCTGGATCGTCACGTCAACGTTCCCGTCGGCCTGTTGCCCGGCAACCACGATCACCCGCTGCTGCTGAAGGCCGTGCTGGGTCGTCGTTTCTGCACGGCTCCCGCCGAGCTGATTGTTCAAGGGACGCGACTGGTGTTGCTCAACAGCCATCGCAGCGGTTGTTCCGCCGGTTGGCTCGGGACCCATCAGCTGCATTGGTTGCAGCAACGCCTCGCCGATCCTGTGCGCCGGGATCTGCCTCTGGTGGTGGCTTTGCATCATCCGCCGGTGGCCATCGGTCACCCCGTGATGGACACGATGAATCTCACCGATCACCACCAGCTGGCAGCCATCCTTCAGTCCCATGCCGCGCTGCGGGCCGTCGTCTTCGGTCACATCCATCAGCACTGGCAAGGATCCTGGCCCCAGCGTCCGGATGTGCCGTTGCTGGGGTGTCCCTCCACGTTGCGCGGTTTCCAGTGCGTGCAGCCCTGTCCTCTCGGCCGGGCCGATGATCCGGGGGGGCGCCTTCTGGAGATTCACAACGACGGCAGCCTCAGCCACCGCGTGTTGCGCTGGTCATCCTGTTGA
- a CDS encoding NAD(P)-binding protein: protein MLDADLVVIGAGLSGCSLIARLRQLQWPGTMAVVEAGRGPGGRTATRRRRDEPHWRLDHGAPGFHLEDPLAESVQSLLDPLRDNGVLRQAKGAVMSVDTDGSISRSGGPADRAWLEGEPFMASLCEALLAMNDGALSQHFGRRVRTLQRDGDHWCVVQEGSDWQLRGRRLVLSGSLLAHPRSLAMLDWRQVPLREAVPAGQDPELDQALETLALSRAEVRWNLMLDLPLNGDQYPRQIWLTPEAQAHWRVERLVLHPQADNRTGLVVHGLDSGKTITPETQPVLLKQEEQRLRQLLPELLKAWPELQSACERAESLGVMRWGASQPIDHPLPPALQWCDASGVGFCGDYVDGPGFGRAEGAIRSGVNLAQHLSTLTP, encoded by the coding sequence ATGCTTGATGCCGACCTGGTGGTCATCGGCGCGGGGCTGTCTGGTTGCAGCCTGATTGCCAGGCTGCGACAGCTGCAATGGCCAGGAACGATGGCTGTTGTGGAAGCGGGCCGAGGTCCTGGGGGGCGGACAGCAACGCGCCGCCGCCGCGATGAACCGCACTGGCGCCTGGACCATGGAGCCCCCGGATTCCATCTGGAGGATCCACTGGCTGAGTCAGTCCAGTCCTTGCTGGACCCGTTGCGGGATAACGGTGTGCTGCGTCAGGCCAAAGGTGCGGTGATGTCAGTGGACACGGATGGGTCGATCAGTCGGTCGGGTGGCCCCGCGGATCGCGCGTGGCTGGAGGGTGAGCCGTTCATGGCCAGCCTCTGCGAGGCCTTGCTGGCGATGAACGATGGAGCGTTGTCGCAACATTTCGGACGACGGGTCCGCACGTTGCAGCGGGATGGAGACCACTGGTGCGTCGTTCAGGAAGGCAGCGACTGGCAACTGCGGGGGAGGCGACTGGTGCTGAGCGGCAGCCTGCTCGCCCATCCCCGCTCCCTGGCCATGCTCGACTGGCGACAGGTGCCGTTGCGGGAGGCGGTTCCTGCGGGCCAGGACCCTGAACTGGATCAGGCCCTGGAAACACTGGCCCTGAGTCGGGCAGAGGTGCGCTGGAACCTGATGCTCGATCTGCCCCTGAACGGCGACCAGTACCCAAGACAGATCTGGCTCACCCCCGAGGCCCAGGCCCACTGGCGGGTGGAGCGCCTCGTGCTGCACCCGCAAGCCGACAACCGGACCGGATTGGTGGTGCACGGCCTCGACTCCGGCAAAACGATCACCCCCGAAACCCAGCCGGTTCTGCTGAAACAGGAGGAGCAGCGGTTGAGGCAATTGCTGCCAGAACTGCTGAAGGCGTGGCCCGAACTGCAAAGCGCCTGTGAGCGAGCTGAGTCGCTCGGTGTGATGCGCTGGGGGGCCTCCCAACCGATTGATCACCCCTTGCCTCCAGCGCTGCAGTGGTGTGATGCCAGTGGGGTGGGCTTCTGCGGGGATTACGTCGATGGCCCAGGTTTCGGCCGTGCTGAAGGTGCAATCCGCAGCGGCGTGAATCTGGCCCAGCATCTCTCCACCCTGACCCCATGA
- a CDS encoding photosystem II protein Y, which produces MDARLFLVVAPILAAVSWAAFNIGRAAVGQLQLLIKRSRA; this is translated from the coding sequence ATCGACGCTCGTCTGTTCCTTGTGGTGGCCCCCATTCTTGCCGCTGTGAGCTGGGCTGCTTTCAACATCGGCCGTGCCGCCGTTGGTCAGCTGCAGCTGCTGATCAAGCGCAGCCGCGCCTGA
- a CDS encoding DUF3764 family protein, with product METHVLTFTITKPFSEWAKVYDESAPFQKAAGITSLYRGVSKEDPSKVCAVMQAQPGVMEQFIEDNTELIVSSGHVLESTISQVFLAG from the coding sequence ATGGAAACCCACGTGCTCACCTTCACGATCACCAAGCCCTTCAGCGAATGGGCCAAGGTGTACGACGAGTCAGCTCCCTTCCAGAAAGCTGCCGGCATCACCTCGCTCTATCGCGGCGTCAGCAAGGAGGACCCCAGCAAGGTGTGCGCTGTGATGCAAGCCCAGCCCGGCGTGATGGAGCAGTTCATCGAAGACAACACCGAGTTGATCGTCTCCTCCGGTCACGTGCTGGAGAGCACCATCAGCCAGGTGTTCCTCGCCGGCTGA
- the trmFO gene encoding FADH(2)-oxidizing methylenetetrahydrofolate--tRNA-(uracil(54)-C(5))-methyltransferase TrmFO: MSIQRSVTVLGAGLAGTEAAWQVARAGIPVTIVEMRPIRRSPAHHSSDFAELVCSNSFGALSSDRAAGLLQEELRRLGSLVIGTADSHAVPAGGALAVDRGRYSAALTEALDQHPLVTIERQEQQALPEEGQITVLATGPLTSEPLAEDLRAFTGRSDCHFFDAASPIVHGDSIDLDIAFRASRYDKGDADYINCPMDKEQYLAFRKALLEAEQAELKDFDKDDATFFEGCLPIEELARRGEDTMRYGPLKPIGLWDPRWGDVNDRDVRRAKRAYAVVQLRQEDKDGRLWNLVGFQTNLKWGEQKRVLQMIPGLAGAEFVRFGVMHRNTFLESPQLLEPSLQFRSRSTLLAAGQITGTEGYAAAVAGGWLAGTNAARLARGLEPIDLPVTCMSGALTHFVSEAPTAKFQPMPPNFGLLPELPERIRDKRARYGAYRDRALRDLERIEALTPNVLVA; the protein is encoded by the coding sequence TTGTCTATTCAACGATCCGTCACCGTTCTCGGGGCTGGCCTGGCTGGGACAGAAGCCGCCTGGCAAGTGGCCCGTGCGGGGATACCAGTGACCATCGTGGAGATGCGGCCGATCCGTCGCTCCCCGGCCCACCACAGCAGCGACTTTGCAGAGCTGGTGTGCAGCAACAGTTTCGGTGCACTGAGCAGCGACCGGGCTGCCGGTTTGCTGCAGGAGGAATTGCGTCGCCTGGGGTCCCTGGTGATTGGAACCGCGGATTCCCATGCCGTCCCAGCTGGGGGTGCCCTGGCCGTGGACCGCGGCCGATACAGCGCCGCTCTGACCGAAGCGCTGGATCAGCATCCTTTGGTGACCATCGAACGGCAGGAACAGCAGGCCCTGCCCGAAGAGGGGCAGATCACTGTTCTGGCAACGGGTCCGCTGACCAGCGAACCACTGGCTGAGGATCTGAGGGCGTTCACCGGCCGGTCGGACTGTCATTTCTTCGATGCCGCCAGTCCGATCGTGCATGGCGACAGCATTGATCTCGACATTGCCTTCCGCGCCAGCCGCTACGACAAGGGCGATGCGGATTACATCAACTGTCCGATGGACAAGGAGCAGTACCTGGCGTTCCGCAAGGCCCTGCTGGAGGCGGAACAGGCTGAGCTCAAGGATTTCGACAAGGACGATGCCACCTTCTTCGAGGGATGTCTGCCCATTGAAGAGCTGGCCCGTCGTGGTGAAGACACCATGCGCTACGGCCCGCTGAAACCCATCGGCCTCTGGGATCCCCGCTGGGGTGATGTGAACGACAGGGATGTACGCCGCGCCAAGCGTGCCTATGCCGTTGTGCAGCTGCGCCAGGAGGACAAGGACGGCCGCCTCTGGAATCTCGTGGGTTTTCAGACCAATCTCAAGTGGGGCGAGCAAAAACGCGTGCTGCAGATGATTCCCGGTCTGGCCGGGGCCGAGTTCGTGCGGTTCGGGGTGATGCACCGCAACACTTTTCTGGAGTCGCCGCAATTGCTGGAGCCCTCGCTTCAATTCCGCAGCCGTTCCACACTGCTGGCGGCAGGCCAGATCACCGGCACCGAGGGCTACGCCGCTGCCGTGGCCGGTGGCTGGTTGGCGGGTACCAATGCCGCCCGCCTCGCCAGAGGACTGGAACCGATTGATCTGCCGGTGACTTGCATGAGCGGGGCCCTGACGCACTTCGTCAGCGAAGCTCCCACGGCCAAATTTCAGCCGATGCCCCCCAACTTCGGTCTGCTGCCGGAGCTGCCGGAGCGGATCCGCGACAAGCGCGCCCGCTACGGCGCCTACCGCGACCGGGCCCTGCGGGATCTTGAGCGGATTGAGGCGCTGACGCCGAACGTCCTGGTGGCATGA
- a CDS encoding histone deacetylase: MTLHAVYHELYSAPLPSTHRFPMAKFKLLRRLLLDEQVLQDQQIRRPLSIARRDLERIHQRTYHQAFSRDQLSRSEQRRIGLPATRPLVQRTWLSVGGTLMTARLALQHGIACHLAGGTHHAHPGFGSGFCIFNDVATAARVLLDNGEVQRILVVDLDVHQGDGTAACFTDEPHITTLSVHAASNFPLRKVQSDIDIPLEDATGDDDYLAAIGDRLPQVLDKQRPDLVLFNAGVDPHRDDRLGRLELSDAGLLRRDRLVLDAALRRSIPIATVIGGGYDDLMPLVRRHAIVIRAAVEQARLFGLS, translated from the coding sequence TTGACACTGCACGCCGTTTATCACGAGCTCTACTCAGCGCCCCTGCCATCGACCCATCGCTTCCCGATGGCCAAATTCAAGCTGCTTCGGCGCTTGCTTCTTGACGAACAGGTGCTGCAGGACCAGCAGATCCGCCGCCCCCTCAGCATCGCCCGCCGCGATCTGGAGCGCATCCACCAGCGCACCTATCACCAGGCCTTCAGCCGAGATCAACTCAGCCGCTCGGAACAGCGCCGAATTGGGCTTCCTGCCACACGGCCCCTGGTGCAGCGCACCTGGTTATCCGTCGGGGGAACTTTGATGACGGCGCGACTGGCGCTTCAGCATGGAATCGCCTGTCACCTCGCCGGGGGAACCCATCACGCCCATCCCGGCTTCGGAAGCGGCTTCTGCATCTTCAATGATGTGGCTACCGCGGCGCGGGTGCTTCTGGACAACGGCGAGGTGCAGCGGATTCTGGTGGTGGATCTGGATGTGCATCAGGGCGATGGCACGGCGGCCTGCTTCACCGATGAGCCGCACATCACCACCTTGTCCGTGCATGCCGCCAGCAATTTCCCGTTGCGCAAGGTGCAGAGCGACATCGACATTCCTCTGGAGGATGCCACCGGAGATGACGATTACCTTGCGGCCATCGGTGACCGACTCCCGCAGGTGCTTGATAAGCAGCGACCGGATCTGGTGTTGTTCAACGCCGGCGTGGATCCCCATCGGGATGACCGGCTTGGGCGACTGGAGCTGAGCGACGCGGGATTGCTACGACGCGATCGACTCGTGCTGGATGCCGCCCTGCGCCGAAGCATTCCCATCGCCACGGTGATTGGAGGCGGTTACGACGACCTGATGCCCCTGGTCAGGCGGCACGCCATCGTGATTCGAGCTGCCGTTGAGCAGGCCAGGCTGTTTGGATTGTCGTGA
- the crtH gene encoding carotenoid isomerase: MGEQQHWDAVVIGSGIGGLVTASQLAAKGAKTLVLERYLIPGGSGGAFKREGYTFDVGASMIFGFGEKGYTNLLTRALAEVGEHCDTIPDQAQLEYHMPGGLNIAVDRDYEQFIADLSARFPHEANGIRRFYDTCWQVFNCLDAMPLLSLEDPAYLAKVFFKAPLACLGLARWLPFNVGAVARQHIKDEQLLKFIDIECFCWSVMPADRTPMINAGMVFSDRHAGGINYPRGGVGVIAEKLVQGLERHGGAIRYKARVTEVLLEDGKAVGVKLANGETIRSKRVISNATRWDTFSGQDDGSKRAGQALVDEANTPEKEAFWRRRYVPSPSFLSLHLGVRADLIPAGTHCHHLLLEDWNRMEDEQGVIFVSMPSLLDPDLAPEGHHIVHTFTPSSMEAWQGLTPSQYREKKEADAERLIQRLEAILPGLAAAITHKEIGTPRSHRRFLGRFQGSYGPIPAMQLPGLLPMPFNRTGVPNLYCVGDSCFPGQGLNAVAFSGFACAHRVGADLGLNPWALPA; encoded by the coding sequence ATGGGCGAACAGCAGCACTGGGATGCCGTGGTCATCGGCTCCGGCATCGGCGGTTTGGTGACCGCCAGTCAGCTGGCGGCCAAGGGGGCCAAGACCCTGGTGTTGGAGCGCTATCTGATTCCAGGCGGCAGTGGCGGTGCGTTCAAGCGCGAGGGCTACACCTTCGATGTGGGGGCCTCGATGATCTTCGGTTTCGGCGAGAAGGGGTACACCAACCTGCTCACCCGGGCCCTGGCGGAGGTGGGCGAGCATTGCGACACGATTCCGGATCAGGCCCAGCTCGAGTACCACATGCCGGGGGGGCTCAACATTGCGGTGGATCGCGATTACGAGCAGTTCATTGCCGATCTGTCCGCCCGGTTTCCCCATGAGGCCAACGGCATCCGCCGCTTCTACGACACCTGCTGGCAGGTGTTCAACTGCCTCGATGCGATGCCGTTGCTGTCCCTGGAGGACCCTGCCTATCTCGCCAAGGTGTTCTTCAAGGCTCCGCTGGCTTGCCTGGGGCTGGCCCGCTGGCTGCCGTTCAACGTCGGTGCGGTCGCCCGTCAGCACATCAAGGACGAGCAGCTGCTGAAGTTCATCGACATCGAATGCTTCTGCTGGTCTGTGATGCCGGCGGATCGCACCCCGATGATCAACGCCGGGATGGTGTTCTCCGATCGCCATGCAGGGGGGATCAATTACCCCCGCGGTGGTGTGGGTGTGATCGCCGAAAAGCTGGTTCAAGGTCTTGAGCGCCATGGCGGAGCAATCCGCTACAAGGCGAGGGTCACTGAGGTGCTTCTCGAAGACGGCAAGGCGGTGGGGGTGAAGCTGGCCAATGGAGAGACGATCCGCTCGAAACGGGTGATCTCCAACGCCACCCGCTGGGACACCTTTTCGGGGCAGGACGATGGGTCCAAGCGGGCCGGTCAGGCGCTGGTTGATGAGGCCAACACCCCAGAAAAAGAGGCCTTCTGGCGCCGCCGCTATGTGCCCTCGCCCTCCTTCCTCTCCTTGCATCTGGGGGTTCGCGCTGACCTGATTCCGGCAGGCACCCACTGCCACCACCTCCTGCTCGAAGACTGGAACCGGATGGAGGACGAGCAGGGGGTGATCTTTGTGTCGATGCCCTCGCTCCTGGACCCGGATCTGGCTCCGGAGGGGCACCACATCGTTCATACCTTCACGCCGTCCTCGATGGAGGCTTGGCAAGGGCTGACCCCCAGCCAGTACCGCGAAAAAAAGGAGGCGGATGCGGAGCGATTGATTCAGCGCCTTGAAGCGATCCTGCCCGGCCTCGCCGCTGCCATCACCCACAAGGAGATCGGCACCCCCCGCAGCCACCGGCGCTTCCTCGGGCGCTTCCAGGGCAGCTACGGCCCGATCCCTGCGATGCAACTGCCGGGCCTGTTGCCCATGCCGTTCAACCGCACCGGCGTGCCCAATCTCTATTGCGTCGGGGACTCCTGTTTCCCGGGCCAGGGACTCAATGCCGTCGCCTTCAGTGGTTTTGCCTGTGCCCATCGGGTGGGAGCTGATCTGGGCCTCAACCCCTGGGCACTACCGGCCTGA
- a CDS encoding Fur family transcriptional regulator: MSSPSAPANGSLQQGLHEDGRRLTPQRKRVLELFEHRGSGCHLSAEEVHQQLASLQLKVSLATVYRTLRLLADMGFLQELELSEGGRRFELAQGDHRDHHHVVCIRCGRTEEFESEPVLMAGADAAQQLGFKLIESSLNVRALCPDCQD, from the coding sequence CTGTCCTCCCCGTCTGCTCCCGCCAATGGATCCCTGCAGCAGGGCCTGCATGAAGACGGTCGTCGTCTGACACCCCAGCGCAAACGGGTTCTCGAGTTGTTCGAACACCGTGGATCCGGCTGTCACCTGAGCGCGGAGGAGGTGCATCAACAACTGGCCTCCCTGCAGCTGAAGGTCTCACTGGCCACTGTGTACCGAACCCTGCGCCTGCTGGCGGACATGGGGTTTCTGCAGGAGTTGGAACTCAGTGAAGGGGGCCGTCGCTTTGAGCTTGCCCAGGGTGATCACCGTGATCACCATCACGTGGTGTGCATCCGCTGCGGACGCACCGAAGAATTCGAAAGCGAGCCGGTGCTGATGGCCGGTGCCGATGCCGCCCAGCAGTTAGGGTTCAAGTTGATCGAATCCAGCCTGAATGTGCGGGCTCTCTGCCCGGATTGTCAGGACTGA
- a CDS encoding TIGR02450 family Trp-rich protein, with amino-acid sequence MGWNPARAWTSQAPVGGYRHFQLVLQGGRGDQRWVELAAVLAPEHRERVLWRDLKDRSRWISGWQSIPESHADPAAE; translated from the coding sequence ATGGGCTGGAATCCTGCCCGGGCCTGGACCAGTCAGGCTCCGGTCGGGGGGTATCGGCACTTCCAGCTGGTGCTGCAGGGTGGCCGCGGCGATCAGCGATGGGTGGAGCTGGCGGCCGTGCTGGCACCGGAGCATCGCGAGCGGGTGCTATGGCGGGATCTGAAGGATCGCTCCCGCTGGATCAGTGGTTGGCAGTCCATTCCCGAGAGCCATGCGGATCCTGCAGCTGAGTGA
- a CDS encoding DUF3721 domain-containing protein codes for MLTLGLWGGLVSAHEHGGQPKQAMFKTRAEAEAAAPGFGCKGAHAMGEMWMVCEKHGQSEQHGH; via the coding sequence TTGCTGACCCTGGGGCTCTGGGGCGGGCTTGTGTCAGCGCATGAGCATGGAGGACAACCCAAGCAGGCGATGTTCAAGACGCGGGCTGAAGCGGAGGCGGCGGCTCCAGGCTTCGGCTGCAAGGGGGCCCATGCCATGGGCGAGATGTGGATGGTCTGTGAGAAGCATGGTCAGTCCGAGCAGCACGGACACTGA
- a CDS encoding gamma carbonic anhydrase family protein, translating to MPPLTSASAPWPTPQIHPDAWVSSSAVVIGDVTMEEGSSLWPTAVARGDLAPIRIGARSNVQDGAVLHGDPDQPVLIGADVTVGHRAVIHGASLLDGCLVGIGAIVLNGVTVGEGALVAAGAVVTKDVPARSLVMGAPAQLKRELPAEAVDSQRSHASSYAELARQHANGGS from the coding sequence ATGCCTCCGTTGACGTCAGCCTCTGCGCCCTGGCCGACACCCCAGATCCATCCCGATGCCTGGGTTTCCTCGTCTGCCGTGGTGATCGGAGACGTGACCATGGAAGAGGGCAGCAGTCTCTGGCCCACGGCCGTGGCCCGGGGGGATCTCGCACCGATTCGGATCGGTGCGCGCAGCAACGTTCAGGATGGTGCGGTGCTGCATGGGGATCCGGATCAGCCGGTGCTGATCGGAGCGGATGTCACGGTCGGCCACCGGGCCGTCATTCACGGTGCTTCGCTGTTGGATGGCTGTCTTGTGGGCATCGGAGCCATCGTTCTCAACGGTGTCACCGTGGGGGAGGGTGCCCTGGTGGCTGCCGGTGCTGTGGTGACCAAAGACGTTCCAGCCCGCAGCCTGGTGATGGGGGCACCAGCGCAGTTGAAACGGGAACTCCCGGCTGAAGCCGTGGACTCTCAACGCAGCCACGCCAGCAGCTACGCCGAACTGGCCAGGCAGCACGCCAACGGCGGCAGCTGA
- a CDS encoding putative 2OG-Fe(II) oxygenase: protein MDVLDLFPRSILRGTLPAPLLNQLIALGESVLANPSASPDASAKLAGQLRQQRELRFDQPGVQQLTAEHLLPACDRWIRHVMDRQPPQGRGPWVPGRYRLQMIDLWINCQTAGDYNPTHTHGGSFSGVIFLKVPPQINGNSFDGQLCFHGPEEWHLQSFRTGMAHYVLPVPGEFYVFPAWQPHSVMPFRGEGERWSLAFNAVAAPGAAPQPTNPQGNVSLSSQRPNPRGF from the coding sequence GTGGATGTTCTCGACCTGTTTCCGCGATCCATCCTGCGCGGCACGCTGCCAGCTCCGCTGCTGAACCAACTGATCGCTCTGGGGGAATCGGTTCTGGCCAACCCTTCCGCCAGTCCAGACGCCTCCGCCAAGCTGGCTGGTCAGCTGCGTCAGCAGCGGGAGTTGAGGTTCGACCAACCGGGGGTCCAGCAACTCACGGCCGAGCATCTCCTGCCCGCCTGTGATCGCTGGATCCGCCACGTGATGGATCGGCAGCCACCCCAGGGGCGTGGTCCCTGGGTGCCGGGCCGTTACCGGCTGCAGATGATCGATCTCTGGATCAACTGCCAGACCGCCGGCGACTACAACCCCACCCACACCCACGGCGGCAGCTTCTCTGGGGTGATCTTTCTCAAGGTGCCGCCGCAGATCAACGGCAACAGCTTTGACGGCCAGCTCTGCTTTCACGGTCCGGAGGAGTGGCATCTCCAGTCATTCCGCACCGGAATGGCCCACTACGTTCTGCCGGTACCGGGTGAGTTCTACGTCTTCCCGGCCTGGCAGCCCCATTCGGTGATGCCCTTCCGTGGCGAGGGGGAACGCTGGTCCCTCGCCTTCAACGCCGTCGCCGCCCCCGGTGCAGCTCCGCAGCCCACCAATCCGCAGGGGAACGTGTCCTTATCAAGTCAACGGCCGAATCCCCGAGGATTCTGA